One Phaseolus vulgaris cultivar G19833 chromosome 2, P. vulgaris v2.0, whole genome shotgun sequence DNA window includes the following coding sequences:
- the LOC137811965 gene encoding vesicle-associated protein 4-2-like, with the protein MAVADPKPHSEPKVWNFFKLPFRHSTSATTTTSSSANLHLHHHHHHHNHNNLPLEGSTSNTSSSVSSVARSLLPTRRRLKLDPSNKLYFPYEPGKQVRSAIRIKNTSKSHVAFKFQTTAPKSCFMRPPGAILAPGESIIATVFKFVEQPENNEKPEKTGLKFKIMSLKVKGSIDYVPELFDEQKDQVAVEQILRVVFLDPERPSPALEKLNRQLADADAALEARKKPVEDAGPKIIGEGLVIDEWKERRERYLAKQQGEVVVDSV; encoded by the exons ATGGCCGTAGCTGATCCCAAGCCTCACTCCGAACCTAAGGTCTGGAATTTCTTCAAGCTTCCCTTTCGCCATTCCACCTCTGCCACAACTACGACGTCGTCTTCTGCTAACCTTCACCTCCACCACCACCATCACCACCACAATCATAACAATCTTCCACTCGAGGGCTCCACTTCCAACACCTCCAGTTCCGTTTCCTCCGTTGCCAGATCGCTTCTCCCAACACGACGCCGTCTCAAGCTCGATCCATCCAATAAGCTTTACTTCCCTT ATGAACCGGGCAAACAGGTTAGGAGTGCCATCAGGATTAAAAACACCAGTAAATCTCATGTAGCTTTTAAG TTTCAAACAACTGCTCCCAAAAGCTGTTTCATGCGTCCTCCCGGAGCTATTCTTGCACCTGGTGAGAGTATCATAGCAACag TGTTCAAGTTTGTAGAGCAACCAGAAAATAATGAAAAGCCTGAAAAAACAGGACTGAAATTTAAAATCATGAGCTTGAAGGTGAAAGGATCAATTGATTACGTCCCTGAACTG TTTGATGAGCAGAAGGACCAAGTAGCAGTGGAGCAGATTTTGCGAGTTGTTTTTCTAGATCCAGAGCGTCCTTCTCCT GCTTTGGAAAAACTGAACCGACAACTAGCGGATGCTGATGCTGCCCTTGAGGCACGTAAAAAGCCTGTGGAAGATGCAGGTCCAAAAATTATCGGGGAAGGGCTCGTCATAGACGAATGG AAAGAGAGGAGAGAAAGATACCTCGCAAAGCAGCAGGGTGAAGTGGTTGTAGATTCTGTATAG